One part of the Sneathia vaginalis genome encodes these proteins:
- a CDS encoding Hsp33 family molecular chaperone HslO, whose amino-acid sequence MKSNILIGISKNVRFAIADTTEISKEAVENSEYDGILCTSELALLNIISILSSNIKSKEGKISLVLKADGLLGKAHARARIDGRVISSNEVDADKIEKLNECKDLDEFKKIYRIGKGVLRFETDLGLKSPYYTEIDIDDTKNIEDALSEYYIKSEQLKTIIKTGIKYTEGNSILKTGAIFIQALPDCSDEVFDKYVKRIKEIYGIQELLAHDFSLEKVLKLICEDIEEYKVLEERELSFKCDCSREYCLDVIKRVYTKKEIQDIIQKDGYIETVCNFCNAAYRFKEVD is encoded by the coding sequence ATGAAATCTAATATTTTAATAGGAATAAGTAAAAACGTAAGATTTGCCATAGCAGATACTACAGAAATATCAAAAGAGGCAGTAGAAAATAGTGAATATGATGGCATACTATGCACATCAGAACTAGCCTTACTTAATATTATTTCAATATTATCAAGTAATATTAAGTCAAAGGAAGGTAAGATATCACTTGTATTGAAAGCTGATGGACTTTTAGGTAAGGCACACGCAAGAGCAAGAATAGATGGACGTGTCATATCTAGTAATGAGGTAGATGCAGATAAAATTGAAAAACTAAATGAGTGCAAAGACTTAGATGAGTTTAAGAAGATATACAGAATAGGTAAAGGTGTACTAAGATTTGAAACAGATTTAGGTTTAAAGAGTCCATATTATACAGAGATAGATATAGATGATACAAAGAACATAGAAGATGCACTAAGCGAATACTATATCAAATCAGAACAATTAAAAACTATTATCAAAACAGGTATAAAGTACACTGAGGGTAATAGCATATTGAAAACTGGTGCAATATTCATACAAGCTCTACCAGATTGTAGTGATGAAGTATTTGATAAATATGTTAAGAGAATAAAAGAAATTTATGGAATACAAGAACTATTAGCACATGATTTTAGTTTGGAAAAGGTATTAAAATTAATATGCGAGGATATAGAGGAGTATAAGGTACTTGAAGAAAGAGAATTAAGCTTTAAATGTGATTGTTCAAGGGAATACTGTTTAGATGTAATAAAAAGAGTTTATACTAAAAAAGAAATACAAGATATTATACAAAAAGATGGGTATATAGAAACAGTATGTAATTTTTGTAATGCGGCATATAGATTTAAAGAAGTTGATTAA
- a CDS encoding BamA/TamA family outer membrane protein, whose product MKNKIKVASLLGAVLVSTTSLATKVNNIEVKNLKELPKEFILQNLPVRQGSEYTNMTLGEIHKSLASTNLLDGIKIKPIEHKGNDTVDLVIEVEEKEHAMDALQQQQMVEAASRRTDFKVNSVKVANLKHVNINNILNASRLRVGDYFTPITVSELAQAIVNTGYFESVVPTVTRNAKNKTVDITLTVKENPIVKSVDLEGVTVFNNEQVKEFAGIKEGKVLNILALQPEVSPILQLYKQNGLVAARIEKATATPDGRVTILVSEGKVSDILYKKKIEFEDNVRISKNKVVLKTKPYIFERMTNIKKGELITDAKIGSTIKEFYRTGLYSSIEPRITSDPNNPNNKILTFLVEERPTTSINGQVAYETKEGFTGGLTLSDKNFLGRQQDVSISANFGTRGNYDLNASFFDPWIKGTDRLQLGANVFFKRTKEKHKELTKDGQFVFVDKKIENDVPYQIVNVLNPSGSYIYGGSLTLGKGFKHNIFATVKPRLFGIKTYNGEGITKEDKKGNPQLLVDYTLGSVTLGLSYDTRDDMYIPKNGLYITGTAELGYIFREKSLKNEYLYNLRTVNLKKAYTDYKDALKALGIGNENTTTGGTASGNAQAPATPVAITERSATGGKPSIIQPSAKKTELDTLGDELKAAYDAKKAAESGTDAGAKKAATEKYDKALEKYNAKYFEGKLPSLDEKHINPENRLKPRPFYILNLDARAYHKVFKDKNSMAYRVTLGYASKGTPENMLFHTSDGTILRGYPDKLASILATATIENRTYINDYVQLVAFAEVGIHNNSLSDKQGAVFYKENEGRYAGLRKYEGFKEMFTKEHVKADIGIGARLTTPLGVIRLDYAWPLIKHDDGEKKEPKKGFDLGGKFSFGFGQTF is encoded by the coding sequence ATGAAGAACAAGATTAAAGTAGCCTCATTATTAGGAGCTGTATTAGTTTCAACAACTTCATTGGCAACAAAGGTCAATAATATTGAAGTAAAGAATTTAAAAGAATTGCCAAAGGAATTTATACTTCAAAATTTACCAGTTAGACAAGGTAGTGAATACACTAATATGACATTAGGTGAAATTCACAAATCACTTGCAAGTACTAATCTACTAGATGGTATAAAGATTAAACCTATAGAACACAAGGGGAATGACACAGTAGATTTAGTAATAGAAGTAGAAGAAAAAGAACATGCAATGGATGCATTACAACAACAACAAATGGTAGAAGCAGCATCAAGAAGAACAGACTTTAAAGTTAATAGTGTTAAAGTTGCAAATTTAAAACATGTTAATATTAATAACATTTTAAACGCATCAAGATTAAGAGTAGGTGATTACTTCACTCCAATAACTGTAAGTGAATTAGCACAAGCAATAGTAAATACAGGATATTTTGAAAGTGTAGTACCTACTGTTACTAGAAATGCAAAGAATAAGACAGTTGATATTACATTAACTGTAAAAGAAAATCCTATTGTTAAAAGTGTAGACTTAGAAGGTGTAACAGTATTTAACAATGAACAAGTAAAAGAATTTGCAGGTATAAAGGAAGGTAAAGTACTAAATATATTAGCATTACAACCAGAAGTAAGTCCAATACTACAATTATACAAACAAAATGGATTAGTAGCAGCAAGAATAGAAAAAGCTACTGCAACACCAGATGGACGTGTAACTATACTAGTTTCTGAAGGTAAAGTATCAGACATATTATACAAGAAAAAGATAGAATTTGAAGATAATGTTAGAATATCTAAGAACAAAGTAGTTTTAAAGACAAAACCATATATCTTTGAAAGAATGACAAATATAAAGAAGGGTGAATTAATTACAGATGCTAAAATTGGTTCAACAATTAAAGAATTCTACAGAACTGGGCTATATAGTTCAATAGAACCAAGAATAACTAGTGATCCTAATAATCCAAATAACAAGATTTTAACATTCCTAGTTGAAGAAAGACCAACAACTTCAATTAATGGACAAGTTGCTTATGAAACAAAAGAAGGATTTACAGGAGGACTTACATTATCAGATAAGAACTTCTTAGGTAGACAACAAGATGTATCAATATCAGCAAACTTTGGTACAAGAGGAAACTATGATTTAAATGCATCATTCTTTGACCCATGGATAAAAGGAACTGATAGATTACAATTAGGTGCAAACGTATTCTTCAAGAGAACAAAAGAAAAACATAAAGAATTAACTAAGGATGGACAATTTGTATTTGTAGATAAAAAAATTGAAAATGATGTTCCATACCAAATAGTTAATGTACTAAATCCTTCAGGATCATACATATATGGTGGAAGCTTAACATTAGGAAAAGGATTTAAACACAACATTTTTGCAACAGTAAAACCTAGATTATTTGGAATAAAGACATATAACGGTGAAGGTATTACTAAAGAAGATAAGAAAGGTAACCCTCAATTATTAGTTGACTACACATTAGGATCAGTAACATTAGGTCTTTCATACGATACAAGAGACGATATGTACATACCTAAAAACGGTCTATACATCACAGGTACAGCAGAATTAGGATACATCTTTAGAGAAAAGAGCTTAAAGAATGAATACTTATATAATTTAAGAACAGTTAACTTAAAGAAAGCTTATACTGATTATAAAGATGCATTAAAAGCTTTAGGAATTGGAAATGAAAATACTACTACAGGTGGTACTGCAAGTGGTAATGCACAAGCACCAGCAACACCAGTAGCAATTACTGAACGTTCAGCAACAGGGGGAAAACCATCTATTATTCAACCCTCAGCTAAAAAGACAGAATTAGATACTTTAGGTGATGAATTAAAAGCAGCATATGATGCTAAAAAAGCAGCTGAAAGTGGTACAGATGCAGGTGCAAAGAAAGCTGCTACTGAAAAGTATGATAAGGCTTTAGAAAAATATAATGCAAAATATTTTGAAGGTAAATTACCTAGCCTAGATGAAAAACATATTAATCCAGAAAATAGATTAAAACCAAGACCATTCTATATCTTAAACTTAGATGCAAGAGCTTATCATAAAGTATTTAAAGATAAGAACTCAATGGCATATAGAGTGACATTAGGTTATGCAAGTAAGGGAACTCCTGAAAATATGCTATTCCATACATCAGATGGAACAATATTAAGAGGATATCCAGATAAATTAGCAAGTATTTTAGCTACTGCAACTATAGAAAATAGAACATACATAAATGACTATGTTCAATTAGTAGCATTTGCTGAAGTTGGTATACATAATAATTCGTTATCTGATAAACAAGGTGCAGTATTCTATAAAGAAAATGAAGGAAGATACGCAGGGCTTAGAAAATATGAAGGCTTTAAAGAAATGTTCACTAAAGAACATGTTAAGGCAGATATAGGTATAGGTGCAAGATTAACAACACCTTTAGGTGTAATCAGATTAGATTATGCATGGCCATTAATAAAGCATGATGATGGTGAAAAGAAAGAACCTAAAAAAGGCTTTGATTTAGGTGGAAAATTCTCATTTGGATTTGGTCAAACATTTTAA
- a CDS encoding translocation/assembly module TamB domain-containing protein, with product MKKIRKTTLILFFFCIVSLFSLTFININSVSKTFFKDIVGTNITVRDIRAKGLCIQMKDINIRDLNNEEVGNIKSGSLYFNPFLPSRLSRVSFSGGNLKITQYKDGSLNLNKILRSSEKVSRTSYFSRVRIKNIDVLYNNMTFKKAITKKVTDVFGTIDNLLESEYDINVSGKSVGSVTGQKEELGMRLTNKPNLTMKILSLFSFDNKSKLDTVSTQEFKFKNLDIDDALYQFATLDILDIKKGKLDGSIKLVDYRNKTSLFGDLDVGISSGRYKDYDEEITNAKAKVKMDGKTVKVNGNIVLDNNDKLGFLIAYTNNTSDLGIVLKTNNLSFDKINKYKSVKKLNLGIKGAIKGTISTKLNVKDKVNIKDIKVDLKSNQLNVKDVDIRDIKLLVDKNEKDKLYNISYKSKVIKKPVDIDLEINSKYDMDKNNIFGKYLVKSNIKEVKLDDIKGDINLEPMTKGYITLDSNQLYGKVELKDKKLIANLNAKQYIPYSNKKDINIKALPSLKNAVYDLTTNKFNANLVVNASGTFKGKNVSIVSSSNIDNQKAVSNAKIMLPMGNVAISGTTTFSNLRHDYNIQGNLQALDLMQMFNIDNDRLNKDVPISVSAKLSGVKKDISVSYDINSKHMAYIVDAYDVNLKGYANHILDDKARDIKARLNMNEAWFKYHRLKELGADITYDGKNLLIKDINNEFVKGNIIYDLKTKEVHSQLDVNKFMIYSIYDIPDINLDVTTLKVEASGRLDNINAVFKIEPSTVVIKDKLIGYLDGLATLKGNILSLNFKLNGNDISGIYDTKKGYIDIKLDIDQQLNDILKIDGFSSKLKTNIQIAGKKDDIFMSIDGKLSDVKYKNMKLPDIDLSAYYEKGNMNNILKTGILHVDKFNVVNSSGKKIYNTSFVVALDNLNIDYNLKDKIFDLSDLGKDYSGKLKVNTIVKGNVDNIFADLVLESKQLTVDGHNITNLILDGQINKDGLNINQGYLEYQNNPILIEGFAKFKPLDYTFNIVAQNFNLEFLNIYPNISNATGIANVNFSARKGVAKGDIDIKNFGIKTGEVDINNLNVNINMTGKDVYVNEFNGNINGGTAEVKGEFTIPDIPDNVSGLDNISIGRMNLDMLVDHVRLPISGNDIVTSANLSLKGEQLDGNVQINSAKIEDLSFVNKFNSKKTKKDENILTKKLNIILNNILRRYVVNINIDMDEPVIVDVPSYLVLKDIYGEIQGSATLTIANGIPTIIGSFNTSDGKFTLNNSEFSVEVLDVTMDDRDEGIDPLINLRAVTVINGETVEIIANSNLSNLKIDFRSQTNKSRSEILSLLAFKGIKFDKHSIGNVSSNVVNIAAETAVNQFISKFTNKIGRKIGLTKFDIGTNIGNKDKIGFRNLGETAALNLHLQGKIAKKKNIYWNTKFSIPFNTNKNNFKYDVNMSYNLGDGLGANVGIKSNDLDRNDRANNNINFYTGVNYSNKFNNLGEFFEKINNRFEKREKLIQDKKQIKK from the coding sequence ATGAAGAAAATAAGAAAAACAACTTTAATACTTTTCTTTTTTTGCATAGTGTCACTGTTTAGTTTAACGTTTATTAACATAAACTCTGTGTCAAAAACATTCTTTAAGGATATAGTTGGAACTAATATTACTGTAAGGGATATAAGGGCTAAGGGCTTATGCATACAAATGAAAGATATAAATATTCGGGACTTGAACAACGAAGAAGTGGGAAACATAAAGAGCGGATCTTTGTATTTTAATCCATTTTTACCATCAAGATTAAGTAGAGTTAGTTTTTCAGGTGGTAATCTAAAGATAACACAATACAAGGATGGTTCATTAAATCTTAATAAGATTTTAAGAAGCTCAGAAAAAGTATCTAGAACATCATATTTTTCTAGAGTAAGAATAAAAAATATAGATGTGTTATACAATAACATGACATTTAAAAAAGCAATTACTAAGAAGGTAACAGATGTTTTTGGAACTATAGATAATTTACTAGAGTCAGAATATGACATAAATGTAAGTGGTAAATCTGTAGGAAGTGTAACTGGACAAAAAGAAGAGTTAGGTATGAGATTAACCAACAAGCCTAATTTAACAATGAAAATATTAAGCCTATTTTCATTTGATAATAAGTCTAAGTTAGACACAGTATCTACACAAGAGTTCAAATTTAAGAATCTAGATATAGACGATGCCTTATACCAATTTGCTACTTTAGATATTTTGGATATCAAAAAAGGTAAGCTAGATGGAAGTATAAAGTTAGTTGATTATAGGAATAAGACAAGCTTATTCGGCGATCTAGATGTTGGAATATCTAGTGGAAGATACAAGGACTATGACGAAGAAATTACTAATGCTAAAGCAAAAGTAAAAATGGATGGTAAAACAGTTAAAGTAAATGGTAATATAGTATTAGATAATAATGATAAATTAGGATTTTTAATTGCCTATACTAACAATACTAGTGATTTAGGTATTGTTCTTAAAACAAATAATTTATCTTTTGATAAGATTAATAAGTACAAGTCAGTCAAAAAATTAAATCTTGGTATTAAAGGTGCTATTAAAGGAACAATTAGTACAAAACTTAATGTAAAAGACAAGGTTAATATAAAGGATATAAAGGTAGACTTAAAATCTAATCAATTAAATGTTAAAGATGTTGATATAAGGGATATAAAGCTTTTAGTTGACAAGAACGAAAAAGATAAGTTATACAATATATCATATAAGTCAAAAGTTATTAAAAAACCAGTAGACATAGATTTAGAAATAAATTCTAAATATGATATGGATAAGAATAATATATTTGGTAAGTATCTAGTTAAAAGTAATATAAAAGAAGTAAAACTTGATGATATTAAAGGGGATATTAATTTAGAACCTATGACTAAGGGATATATAACCTTAGACAGTAATCAACTATACGGTAAGGTTGAGCTAAAAGACAAAAAATTAATTGCTAATTTGAATGCTAAACAATATATACCATATAGTAATAAAAAAGATATTAATATTAAAGCATTACCTAGTTTAAAAAATGCTGTATATGACTTAACAACAAATAAGTTTAATGCTAATTTGGTAGTTAATGCATCAGGTACATTTAAAGGTAAAAATGTATCTATTGTGTCTTCATCTAATATAGATAATCAAAAAGCTGTAAGTAATGCAAAGATTATGTTACCTATGGGTAATGTAGCTATATCAGGTACTACAACATTTAGCAATTTAAGACATGATTACAATATACAAGGTAATTTACAAGCATTAGACTTAATGCAAATGTTTAATATAGACAATGATAGATTAAATAAGGATGTACCTATTAGTGTATCAGCAAAACTTAGTGGTGTAAAAAAAGATATATCTGTAAGTTATGATATAAATTCAAAACATATGGCATACATAGTAGATGCATATGATGTTAATTTAAAGGGATATGCAAATCATATACTAGATGATAAAGCACGTGATATTAAAGCTAGACTTAATATGAATGAAGCATGGTTTAAATATCATAGATTAAAAGAACTAGGTGCTGATATTACTTATGACGGTAAGAATCTATTAATTAAAGATATTAATAATGAGTTTGTAAAAGGTAATATTATATACGACTTAAAGACTAAAGAAGTACATTCACAATTAGATGTAAATAAATTTATGATATATTCAATATATGATATACCAGATATTAACTTAGATGTAACAACTTTAAAGGTAGAGGCAAGTGGAAGATTAGATAATATAAATGCAGTGTTCAAGATAGAACCATCAACAGTTGTAATAAAGGATAAATTAATAGGATACTTAGATGGACTAGCAACATTAAAAGGAAATATATTATCACTAAACTTTAAACTTAATGGCAATGATATTAGTGGTATATATGATACAAAGAAAGGCTATATTGATATCAAATTAGATATAGACCAACAATTAAATGATATATTGAAGATAGATGGCTTTAGTTCTAAATTAAAGACAAATATACAAATAGCTGGTAAAAAAGATGATATATTCATGAGTATAGACGGTAAATTATCTGATGTTAAGTACAAGAATATGAAGTTACCAGACATAGACTTGAGTGCATATTATGAAAAAGGTAATATGAACAATATATTAAAGACTGGAATATTACATGTAGATAAATTTAATGTAGTAAATTCAAGTGGAAAGAAAATATATAACACATCATTTGTTGTTGCATTGGATAATCTAAATATAGACTATAACTTAAAAGATAAGATATTTGACTTAAGTGACTTAGGAAAAGATTATTCAGGTAAGTTGAAAGTAAATACAATAGTTAAAGGAAATGTAGACAACATATTTGCTGACTTAGTACTAGAATCTAAGCAGTTAACAGTGGATGGACATAATATAACTAACTTAATATTAGACGGACAAATAAATAAAGATGGTCTTAATATAAACCAAGGATATTTGGAATACCAAAACAATCCAATATTAATTGAAGGATTTGCTAAATTCAAACCATTAGACTATACATTCAACATAGTAGCACAAAACTTTAATTTGGAATTCTTAAACATTTACCCTAACATTTCAAATGCAACGGGTATTGCAAATGTTAACTTTAGTGCAAGAAAAGGTGTAGCTAAAGGTGATATAGATATAAAGAACTTTGGAATTAAAACTGGAGAAGTTGATATTAATAATCTAAATGTTAATATTAACATGACAGGTAAAGATGTATATGTAAATGAATTTAATGGTAATATTAATGGAGGAACAGCCGAAGTTAAAGGTGAATTTACAATTCCAGATATTCCAGACAATGTATCAGGATTAGACAATATCAGCATAGGTAGAATGAATCTAGATATGTTAGTAGATCATGTAAGACTCCCTATAAGCGGAAACGATATTGTTACATCTGCAAACTTATCACTAAAAGGTGAACAATTAGATGGTAATGTACAGATAAATAGTGCTAAAATTGAAGACTTATCATTTGTTAATAAGTTTAATAGTAAAAAAACTAAGAAAGATGAAAATATCTTAACCAAAAAATTGAATATTATACTCAATAATATATTAAGAAGATATGTTGTTAATATAAATATCGATATGGATGAACCAGTAATAGTAGATGTACCATCATATCTTGTATTAAAAGATATTTATGGAGAAATACAAGGAAGTGCAACACTAACTATTGCAAATGGTATTCCAACAATAATAGGATCATTTAATACTTCAGACGGTAAGTTCACATTGAATAACAGTGAATTTTCTGTAGAAGTTCTAGATGTAACTATGGATGATAGAGATGAAGGTATAGATCCATTAATAAATCTTAGAGCAGTGACAGTAATTAATGGTGAAACAGTAGAAATTATTGCAAATTCTAACTTAAGTAATTTGAAGATAGACTTTAGATCACAAACGAATAAGTCTAGAAGCGAAATACTATCACTATTAGCATTTAAGGGTATAAAATTTGATAAGCATTCTATAGGTAACGTAAGTTCTAATGTAGTTAATATTGCTGCAGAAACAGCAGTTAATCAATTCATATCTAAATTTACAAATAAGATAGGAAGAAAGATAGGATTAACTAAGTTCGATATAGGAACAAACATTGGAAATAAGGACAAGATAGGATTTAGAAACTTAGGAGAAACAGCAGCACTTAACCTACACCTACAAGGTAAGATAGCAAAGAAAAAGAACATATATTGGAATACTAAGTTTAGCATACCATTTAATACTAATAAAAATAACTTCAAATATGATGTAAATATGTCATATAATCTAGGAGACGGATTGGGAGCAAATGTAGGTATAAAATCTAATGATTTAGATAGAAATGATAGAGCTAACAACAATATTAATTTCTATACTGGAGTAAATTATTCAAATAAATTTAATAATCTAGGTGAGTTTTTTGAAAAGATAAATAATAGATTCGAAAAGCGTGAAAAGTTGATACAAGATAAAAAGCAAATTAAAAAATAG
- a CDS encoding NUDIX hydrolase, whose amino-acid sequence MTICTVCYIEKDDEVLMLYRNKKENDINEGKWIGVGGHVEKNESPYDCVVREVKEETGLDVYNLIPRGHMTFIFNNDVTYIHVFSTRDFKGSLIDCDEGELHWIKKSDIKKLNLWETDAYLIEKIVNNDYSYFMTKAEYSGDKLLLNKVEVD is encoded by the coding sequence ATGACAATTTGTACAGTTTGCTATATAGAAAAAGATGATGAAGTATTAATGCTATATAGAAACAAGAAAGAAAATGATATAAACGAAGGAAAATGGATAGGTGTCGGTGGTCATGTTGAGAAAAATGAGAGTCCATATGACTGCGTAGTAAGAGAAGTTAAAGAAGAAACGGGATTAGATGTATACAATCTAATTCCTAGAGGACATATGACATTTATCTTTAATAATGATGTAACATATATACATGTATTTTCAACTAGGGATTTTAAAGGTAGTTTGATAGACTGTGATGAAGGTGAATTACACTGGATAAAAAAGAGTGATATAAAGAAATTGAACCTTTGGGAAACAGATGCATACTTAATAGAAAAAATAGTAAATAATGATTATTCATATTTTATGACAAAAGCAGAGTATAGTGGTGATAAATTGTTGTTAAATAAGGTAGAGGTGGATTAA
- a CDS encoding tRNA lysidine(34) synthetase — protein sequence MVKLSLSLDISGEIKSVEEIEESIRTKYRKVIWSRFIKAIHDFNLIEDGDKIALAISGGKDSLLMAKLFQELKKDKSKKFEFCAINLNPGFEEEDLKQFKENLKNMGIDCEIIDTNIWQVSNKMAPDSPCFLCAKMRRGILYKELEKMGYNKIALGHHFDDVVETTLINMFFAGTVKTMLPKVQSESGNLSLIRPMVYVHEEDIINFTKSNNIRAMSCGCRVEQNKVTSKRKEIKRLLKDLEEKNPGIKKRIFSAMKNINLDYVYGYTKK from the coding sequence ATGGTAAAATTAAGCTTATCGTTAGATATAAGTGGAGAAATTAAAAGTGTAGAAGAAATAGAAGAAAGCATAAGAACAAAATATAGGAAGGTAATATGGTCTAGATTCATTAAGGCAATACATGATTTTAACTTAATAGAAGATGGTGACAAAATTGCTTTAGCAATATCTGGAGGTAAAGATAGCTTGCTTATGGCAAAACTATTTCAAGAATTAAAAAAAGATAAATCAAAAAAGTTTGAATTTTGTGCAATAAATCTAAATCCAGGGTTTGAAGAAGAAGACTTAAAACAATTTAAGGAAAATCTAAAAAACATGGGTATAGATTGTGAGATAATAGATACAAATATCTGGCAAGTAAGTAATAAGATGGCACCAGATAGCCCTTGTTTTTTATGTGCGAAAATGAGAAGAGGTATTCTATACAAAGAATTAGAAAAAATGGGATATAATAAGATAGCACTTGGTCATCATTTTGACGATGTTGTTGAAACAACTTTAATTAATATGTTCTTTGCAGGTACAGTAAAAACAATGCTACCTAAGGTACAGTCTGAAAGTGGTAATTTATCATTGATTAGACCTATGGTTTATGTACATGAAGAGGACATAATTAACTTTACAAAGAGTAATAATATTAGAGCAATGAGCTGTGGTTGCCGTGTTGAACAAAATAAGGTGACTAGTAAAAGAAAAGAGATAAAAAGATTACTAAAGGATTTAGAGGAAAAGAATCCAGGAATAAAGAAGAGAATATTTAGTGCAATGAAGAATATAAATCTTGATTATGTGTATGGGTATACTAAAAAATAG
- a CDS encoding tetratricopeptide repeat protein, translating to MLKTLIFREFRYNEDIEDSIKELKSKNDIESQKQLASIYHAYKRNNEAIEIFEKLSEEKPEDHEIMAFLGYLYYENDTLDLAKVCLERSLELSSKEPFVLFLLGNICSRQGRILDACSYYDRAIFLDFDIITAHVDFGRKYEHMGRHEKAYKEYLAAYNLDPSDKDLKEKLDYVKSRFNK from the coding sequence ATGCTTAAAACTTTAATATTTAGAGAATTTAGATATAATGAAGATATAGAAGATAGTATTAAAGAACTTAAGAGTAAAAATGATATAGAATCTCAAAAGCAACTAGCAAGTATTTATCATGCATATAAACGCAATAATGAAGCGATAGAAATATTTGAGAAGTTATCAGAAGAAAAACCAGAAGATCATGAAATAATGGCTTTTCTAGGTTATTTATACTACGAAAATGATACTTTAGATTTAGCTAAGGTTTGCCTTGAAAGATCGCTTGAACTAAGTTCAAAAGAACCATTTGTACTATTCCTTTTAGGAAATATTTGTTCAAGACAAGGAAGAATATTAGATGCTTGTAGCTATTATGACAGAGCAATATTCTTAGACTTTGATATAATAACAGCACATGTGGATTTTGGAAGAAAATACGAACACATGGGCAGACATGAGAAGGCGTATAAGGAATACTTAGCAGCATATAATTTAGATCCATCAGACAAGGATTTAAAAGAAAAATTAGATTATGTAAAGAGTAGATTTAATAAATGA